A genome region from Danio aesculapii chromosome 2, fDanAes4.1, whole genome shotgun sequence includes the following:
- the lpin2 gene encoding phosphatidate phosphatase LPIN2 isoform X1 has product MKRLHSRTEAETTGTEEDNSEQDESSSLRASWSWSDTMNYVGQLAGQVLVTMKELYKGINQATLSGCIDVVVVRQKDGTYQCSPFHVRFGKLGVLRSKEKVIDIEINGEPVDLHMKLGDNGEAFFVQETEEQNEIVPAHLATSPIPTESHLFWIGGDHRSSQNLDDDPLDPDDPPDRPVASTGGAKKKKKRRKKHKGDPRREEFTPPAVISSTPSTDEIFEMDLSSDEDAASNTRSSSVSTLKESEPKLPTIRHSLDSYPYSDGDWSPSDSHAMSEAFSPKSDSELVVRPSESLLKMESHMQWTWGEFPESTRVSKKEKIELPKTVTITPSENTHFRVILSSEAMETDEREPASGTPSCTIVKPEPRTPVTPKTPTESELETMPSEVLTSTPSDSLTAALASPAAATVAPLGGDIGDVGPKTDSPSKKKGVPKRSQHQGPEDIYLDDLNVLEPDVAARYFPKSDSDAGSKHWMDSGMHSGSQSPQSVGSAAADSGTECLSDSASDLPDVTLSLCGGLSENGEISKEKFMEHIITYNEFAENPAIIDNQNLVVKIGNRYYNWTLAAPLILSLQAFQKNLPKATEEAWVKERMPKKSGRWWFWRKRADSTIKQSESTGKLETKQSQLEEGSSSLSMESHTRKVDTRDSSSDEEGKEVSAAASSMERKVQSEPHGHTSTHSYRKSLRLSSNQIASLKLKEGPNDVMFSITTQYQGTCRCEGTIYLWNWDDKVIISDIDGTITKSDVFGQILPQFGKDWTHQGIAKLYHSVAENGYKFLYCSARAIGMADMTRGYLQWVNDGGIILPRGPLMLSPSSLFSAFHREVIEKKPEIFKIECLTDIKNLFLPNKHPFYAAFGNRTNDVFAYKEVGVPVCRIFTVNPKGELIQEQTKGNKSSYSRLSELVDHVFPLLSKEQSSAFSFPEFSTFCFWRQPIPEIRPEDLLL; this is encoded by the exons ATGAAGAGACTCCATTCTAGAACAGAAGCAGAAACCACTGGCACTGAGGAGGACAACAGTGAACAAGATGAGTCCTCATCCCTTAGGGCGTCATGGTCCTGG TCGGACACTATGAATTACGTGGGGCAGTTGGCTGGTCAGGTGCTGGTGACCATGAAGGAGCTGTATAAGGGCATTAACCAGGCCACACTCTCCGGCTGCATTGATGTAGTAGTGGTCCGCCAGAAAGACGGAACTTACCAGTGCTCTCCTTTCCATGTGCGCTTTGGCAAACTGGGTGTGCTGCGCTCCAAGGAAAAAGTG ATTGACATAGAGATCAACGGGGAGCCTGTGGATCTCCACATGAAGCTGGGAGATAATGGAGAAGCTTTCTTTGTACAGGAAACTGAGGAGCAGAAT gagaTTGTACCAGCACACCTGGCCACCTCCCCCATTCCCACAGAGAGTCACTTATTTTGGATAGGAGGCGATCATAGGTCAAGTCAAAACCTGGACGATGACCCACTTGACCCAGATGACCCTCCTGATCGACCAGTTGCCAGCACAGGGGGagccaagaagaagaagaaacggaGGAAGAAGCATAAAGGTGACCCCCGGCGAGAGGAGTTCACCCCTCCTGCCGTCATCAGCTCTACCCCTTCCACTGATGAAATATTTGAGATGGACCTGAGTTCTGATGAAGACGCTGCTTCCAACACTAG ATCATCTTCAGTGAGTACACTTAAAGAAAGTGAACCCAAATTACCAACAATTCGACATTCTTTGGACAGCTACCCTTACTCTGACGGAGACTGGTCTCCATCAGATAG TCATGCCATGTCAGAGGCATTTTCTCCCAAGAGTGACTCTGAACTGGTTGTTCGGCCCTCAGAGAGCCTCCTCAAAATGGAGTCACACATGCAATGGACATGGGGAGAGTTTCCAGAATCTACAAGG GTTTCTAAAAAAGAGAAGATAGAGCTACCGAAGACCGTGACCATAACGCCTTCAGAAAACACTCACTTCAGAGTGATCCTCAGCTCAGAGGCCATGGAGACGGATGAAAGAGAACCTGCATCAGGCACTCCAAGTTGCACCATAGTAAAGCCTGAACCCCGCACTCCTGTGACCCCTAAAACTCCCACTGAGTCTGAGTTGGAGACGATGCCTAGTGAAGTACTGACCTCCACTCCTTCAGACAGCCTCACTGCTGCTCTTGCTTCTCCAGCTGCTGCCACTGTTGCTCCTTTGGGTGGGGACATTGGAGATGTTGGTCCCAAAACTGACTCGCCTTCCAAGAAGAAAG GTGTCCCAAAAAGGAGTCAGCACCAGGGCCCAGAGGACATCTACCTGGACGACTTGAATGTGCTGGAGCCTGATGTTGCTGCTCGCTATTTTCCTAAGAG TGATTCAGATGCCGGTTCCAAGCACTGGATGGATTCTGGGATGCACTCTGGCTCTCAGTCACCACAGTCTGTGGGCAGTGCCGCAGCCGACAGTGGCACCGAGTGCCTGTCTGACTCTGCCAGTGATCTCCCTGATGTCACCCTGTCTCTGTGTGGAGGACTCAGCGAGAATGGAGAGATTTCCAAAG AAAAATTTATGGAGCATATCATCACATATAATGAATTTGCAGAAAATCCAGCCATCATAGACAATCAAAATTTAGTTGTTAAAATAGGAAACAG atattacAATTGGACACTGGCAGCCCCTTTAATCTTAAGTTTGCAAGCATTTCAGAAAAATTTACCCAAG GCAACAGAGGAAGCTTGGGTGAAAGAGAGGATGCCAAAGAAATCAGGGCGCTGGTGGTTCTGGAGGAAGAGAGCAGACAGCACTATTAAACAG TCAGAAAGCACTGGAAAGCTAGAAACAAAGCAGTCCCAACTTGAGGAAGGGAGCTCTTCTTTGTCCATGGAAAGTCATACCCGCAA AGTGGACACCAGGGACTCATCCAGTGATGAGGAAGGGAAGGAGGTGAGCGCTGCTGCATCATCAATGGAGCGCAAGGTCCAATCTGAGCCTCACGGCCACACATCCACGCACTCTTACCGCAAATCCCTCCGCCTCTCCTCCAACCAGATT GCTAGTTTGAAACTGAAGGAAGGACCCAATGATGTGATGTTCAGTATCACGACACAATACCAAGGCACGTGCCGCTGTGAAGGCACCATCTACCTGTGGAACTGGGATGACAAAGTTATCATCTCTGACATCGATGGAACCATCACCAA ATCAGATGTGTTCGGCCAGATTTTGCCGCAGTTTGGGAAGGACTGGACCCATCAGGGCATTGCTAAACTGTACCACTCGGTGGCTGA GAATGGATATAAGTTTCTGTACTGCTCAGCAAGGGCAATTGGCATGGCAGATATGACACGAGGGTATCTGCAGTGGGTAAATGACGGAGGTATAATCCTGCCACGTGGACCACTCATGCTCTCTCCCAGCAGCCTTTTCTCAGCATTTCACAG GGAGGTGATTGAAAAGAAGCCAGAAATCTTTAAAATCGAATGCCTTACTGATATCAAGAACCTTTTCCTGCCCAACAAACATCCTTTTTATGCCGCATTTGGGAACCGAACAAAT GATGTGTTTGCCTATAAGGAGGTTGGAGTGCCAGTTTGCAGAATCTTTACGGTTAACCCCAAAGGAGAGCTCATACAGGAGCAAACCAAGGGCAACAAGTCCTC ATACAGCAGATTGAGTGAGCTGGTGGATCACGTCTTTCCTTTGCTGAGTAAAGAGCAAAGTTCTGCTTTCAGTTTCCCGGAATTCAGTACCTTCTGTTTCTGGCGTCAGCCAATCCCTGAGATCCGTCCAGAGGACCTACTTTTATAG
- the lpin2 gene encoding phosphatidate phosphatase LPIN2 isoform X2, whose product MNYVGQLAGQVLVTMKELYKGINQATLSGCIDVVVVRQKDGTYQCSPFHVRFGKLGVLRSKEKVIDIEINGEPVDLHMKLGDNGEAFFVQETEEQNEIVPAHLATSPIPTESHLFWIGGDHRSSQNLDDDPLDPDDPPDRPVASTGGAKKKKKRRKKHKGDPRREEFTPPAVISSTPSTDEIFEMDLSSDEDAASNTRSSSVSTLKESEPKLPTIRHSLDSYPYSDGDWSPSDSHAMSEAFSPKSDSELVVRPSESLLKMESHMQWTWGEFPESTRVSKKEKIELPKTVTITPSENTHFRVILSSEAMETDEREPASGTPSCTIVKPEPRTPVTPKTPTESELETMPSEVLTSTPSDSLTAALASPAAATVAPLGGDIGDVGPKTDSPSKKKGVPKRSQHQGPEDIYLDDLNVLEPDVAARYFPKSDSDAGSKHWMDSGMHSGSQSPQSVGSAAADSGTECLSDSASDLPDVTLSLCGGLSENGEISKEKFMEHIITYNEFAENPAIIDNQNLVVKIGNRYYNWTLAAPLILSLQAFQKNLPKATEEAWVKERMPKKSGRWWFWRKRADSTIKQSESTGKLETKQSQLEEGSSSLSMESHTRKVDTRDSSSDEEGKEVSAAASSMERKVQSEPHGHTSTHSYRKSLRLSSNQIASLKLKEGPNDVMFSITTQYQGTCRCEGTIYLWNWDDKVIISDIDGTITKSDVFGQILPQFGKDWTHQGIAKLYHSVAENGYKFLYCSARAIGMADMTRGYLQWVNDGGIILPRGPLMLSPSSLFSAFHREVIEKKPEIFKIECLTDIKNLFLPNKHPFYAAFGNRTNDVFAYKEVGVPVCRIFTVNPKGELIQEQTKGNKSSYSRLSELVDHVFPLLSKEQSSAFSFPEFSTFCFWRQPIPEIRPEDLLL is encoded by the exons ATGAATTACGTGGGGCAGTTGGCTGGTCAGGTGCTGGTGACCATGAAGGAGCTGTATAAGGGCATTAACCAGGCCACACTCTCCGGCTGCATTGATGTAGTAGTGGTCCGCCAGAAAGACGGAACTTACCAGTGCTCTCCTTTCCATGTGCGCTTTGGCAAACTGGGTGTGCTGCGCTCCAAGGAAAAAGTG ATTGACATAGAGATCAACGGGGAGCCTGTGGATCTCCACATGAAGCTGGGAGATAATGGAGAAGCTTTCTTTGTACAGGAAACTGAGGAGCAGAAT gagaTTGTACCAGCACACCTGGCCACCTCCCCCATTCCCACAGAGAGTCACTTATTTTGGATAGGAGGCGATCATAGGTCAAGTCAAAACCTGGACGATGACCCACTTGACCCAGATGACCCTCCTGATCGACCAGTTGCCAGCACAGGGGGagccaagaagaagaagaaacggaGGAAGAAGCATAAAGGTGACCCCCGGCGAGAGGAGTTCACCCCTCCTGCCGTCATCAGCTCTACCCCTTCCACTGATGAAATATTTGAGATGGACCTGAGTTCTGATGAAGACGCTGCTTCCAACACTAG ATCATCTTCAGTGAGTACACTTAAAGAAAGTGAACCCAAATTACCAACAATTCGACATTCTTTGGACAGCTACCCTTACTCTGACGGAGACTGGTCTCCATCAGATAG TCATGCCATGTCAGAGGCATTTTCTCCCAAGAGTGACTCTGAACTGGTTGTTCGGCCCTCAGAGAGCCTCCTCAAAATGGAGTCACACATGCAATGGACATGGGGAGAGTTTCCAGAATCTACAAGG GTTTCTAAAAAAGAGAAGATAGAGCTACCGAAGACCGTGACCATAACGCCTTCAGAAAACACTCACTTCAGAGTGATCCTCAGCTCAGAGGCCATGGAGACGGATGAAAGAGAACCTGCATCAGGCACTCCAAGTTGCACCATAGTAAAGCCTGAACCCCGCACTCCTGTGACCCCTAAAACTCCCACTGAGTCTGAGTTGGAGACGATGCCTAGTGAAGTACTGACCTCCACTCCTTCAGACAGCCTCACTGCTGCTCTTGCTTCTCCAGCTGCTGCCACTGTTGCTCCTTTGGGTGGGGACATTGGAGATGTTGGTCCCAAAACTGACTCGCCTTCCAAGAAGAAAG GTGTCCCAAAAAGGAGTCAGCACCAGGGCCCAGAGGACATCTACCTGGACGACTTGAATGTGCTGGAGCCTGATGTTGCTGCTCGCTATTTTCCTAAGAG TGATTCAGATGCCGGTTCCAAGCACTGGATGGATTCTGGGATGCACTCTGGCTCTCAGTCACCACAGTCTGTGGGCAGTGCCGCAGCCGACAGTGGCACCGAGTGCCTGTCTGACTCTGCCAGTGATCTCCCTGATGTCACCCTGTCTCTGTGTGGAGGACTCAGCGAGAATGGAGAGATTTCCAAAG AAAAATTTATGGAGCATATCATCACATATAATGAATTTGCAGAAAATCCAGCCATCATAGACAATCAAAATTTAGTTGTTAAAATAGGAAACAG atattacAATTGGACACTGGCAGCCCCTTTAATCTTAAGTTTGCAAGCATTTCAGAAAAATTTACCCAAG GCAACAGAGGAAGCTTGGGTGAAAGAGAGGATGCCAAAGAAATCAGGGCGCTGGTGGTTCTGGAGGAAGAGAGCAGACAGCACTATTAAACAG TCAGAAAGCACTGGAAAGCTAGAAACAAAGCAGTCCCAACTTGAGGAAGGGAGCTCTTCTTTGTCCATGGAAAGTCATACCCGCAA AGTGGACACCAGGGACTCATCCAGTGATGAGGAAGGGAAGGAGGTGAGCGCTGCTGCATCATCAATGGAGCGCAAGGTCCAATCTGAGCCTCACGGCCACACATCCACGCACTCTTACCGCAAATCCCTCCGCCTCTCCTCCAACCAGATT GCTAGTTTGAAACTGAAGGAAGGACCCAATGATGTGATGTTCAGTATCACGACACAATACCAAGGCACGTGCCGCTGTGAAGGCACCATCTACCTGTGGAACTGGGATGACAAAGTTATCATCTCTGACATCGATGGAACCATCACCAA ATCAGATGTGTTCGGCCAGATTTTGCCGCAGTTTGGGAAGGACTGGACCCATCAGGGCATTGCTAAACTGTACCACTCGGTGGCTGA GAATGGATATAAGTTTCTGTACTGCTCAGCAAGGGCAATTGGCATGGCAGATATGACACGAGGGTATCTGCAGTGGGTAAATGACGGAGGTATAATCCTGCCACGTGGACCACTCATGCTCTCTCCCAGCAGCCTTTTCTCAGCATTTCACAG GGAGGTGATTGAAAAGAAGCCAGAAATCTTTAAAATCGAATGCCTTACTGATATCAAGAACCTTTTCCTGCCCAACAAACATCCTTTTTATGCCGCATTTGGGAACCGAACAAAT GATGTGTTTGCCTATAAGGAGGTTGGAGTGCCAGTTTGCAGAATCTTTACGGTTAACCCCAAAGGAGAGCTCATACAGGAGCAAACCAAGGGCAACAAGTCCTC ATACAGCAGATTGAGTGAGCTGGTGGATCACGTCTTTCCTTTGCTGAGTAAAGAGCAAAGTTCTGCTTTCAGTTTCCCGGAATTCAGTACCTTCTGTTTCTGGCGTCAGCCAATCCCTGAGATCCGTCCAGAGGACCTACTTTTATAG